The Homo sapiens chromosome 5, GRCh38.p14 Primary Assembly genome includes a window with the following:
- the FAXDC2 gene encoding fatty acid hydroxylase domain-containing protein 2 isoform X2, which translates to MISFPMVVFLYPFLKWWRDPCRRELPTFHWFLLELAIFTLIEEVLFYYSHRLLHHPTFYKKIHKKHHEWTAPIGVISLYAHPIEHAVSNMLPVIVGPLVMGSHLSSITMWFSLALIITTISHCGYHLPFLPSPEFHDYHHLKFNQCYGVLGVLDHLHGTDTMFKQTKAYERHVLLLGFTPLSESIPDSPKRME; encoded by the exons ATGATATCTTTCCCCATGGTGGTCTTCCTCTATCCCTTCCTCAAATGGTGGAGAGACCCCTGCCGCCGTGAGCTACCCACCTTCCACTGGTTCCTCCTGGAGCTGGCCATCTTCACGCTGATCGAGGAAGTCTTGTTCTACTATTCACACCG GCTCCTTCACCACCCAACATTCTACAAGAAAATCCACAAGAAACACCATGAGTGGACAGCTCCCATTGGCGTGATCTCTCTCTATGCCCACCCTATAGAGCATGCA GTCTCCAACATGCTACCGGTGATAGTGGGCCCATTAGTAATGGGCTCCCACTTGTCCTCCATCACCATGTGGTTTTCCTTGGCcctcatcatcaccaccatctccCACTGTGGCTACCaccttcccttcctgccttcgCCTGAATTCCACGACTACCACCATCTCAA GTTCAACCAGTGCTATGGGGTGCTGGGTGTGCTGGACCACCTCCATGGGACTGACACCATGTTCAAGCAGACCAAGGCCTACGAGAGACATGTCCTCCTGCTGGGCTTCACCCCGCTCTCTGAGAGCATCCCAGACTCCCCAAAGAGGATGGAGTGA